The Nitrospirota bacterium genome window below encodes:
- a CDS encoding YgiT-type zinc finger protein — protein sequence MFRCHVCGKTESRQQLVSEVFDIEGKPVQVEQIPAMVCIHCGEPVFSRETTERVRRMVHGEAKPIKSIQMDVFAYR from the coding sequence ATGTTTCGCTGTCATGTGTGCGGGAAAACGGAGAGCCGTCAACAACTGGTCAGCGAGGTCTTCGATATCGAGGGTAAACCCGTGCAGGTTGAGCAGATTCCCGCGATGGTCTGCATTCACTGTGGAGAGCCAGTATTCAGCCGCGAGACAACCGAGCGAGTTCGGCGCATGGTGCATGGGGAAGCGAAGCCAATCAAGTCGATTCAGATGGACGTGTTTGCCTACCGGTAG
- the xrtD gene encoding VPLPA-CTERM-specific exosortase XrtD yields the protein MIYATTMDTTTRLTLSDGPSRMLWGLLTTGIAIALLGYIYADSLPRLFGHWITSEDYGYGLFVPPISLLLIWQARHRIAAAGSGNSWWGIVVVLAGLLLYVIGEFATLFVLQHLSLWMVIVGLVVALIGVPGAKAIGFPVAYLLTSIPLPAFLYASLSSKLQLWSSALGVGSLQLVGVTAFREGNVIDLGPVQLQVVEACSGIRYLFPLTSLALLCAYLFKDRMWKRVLLVLSSIPISVLVNGFRIGMIGVLVEWYGQEASEGFSHLFEGWVLFMASLGLLILEMWLLAKIGPSQDRSSFLSKFTWSDPDPNLPHPTQPQPQPSSFPRSTSTLTSTFPPPAYLLGVALLVPVAFASTFMVEREEVPPERAIFVDFPMQFEGWAGTSSTLETKYIDALRFDDYLLADYRSEDGHPVNLYAAYYRSQRKGQSAHSPQSCLPGGGWEISSLDTVDLSADSGMARSLHVNRALIQKGGQKQIVLYWFKQRERIISNEYLVKLFLFWDGLTRGRTDGALVRIASIVGPGETEDVVDERLRKFVATIEPELLRYVPD from the coding sequence ATGATCTATGCCACGACCATGGATACAACCACGCGATTGACGCTATCCGACGGGCCCAGCCGGATGCTGTGGGGTTTGCTCACCACCGGCATCGCTATCGCCCTTCTGGGATACATCTATGCCGACAGCCTCCCCAGATTGTTCGGCCACTGGATCACCAGCGAAGATTATGGCTATGGGTTATTTGTCCCACCGATCAGCCTGCTCTTAATCTGGCAGGCCCGCCATCGCATCGCTGCAGCCGGTAGTGGGAACTCATGGTGGGGCATCGTTGTTGTTTTAGCCGGACTCTTACTTTATGTGATTGGTGAGTTCGCCACTTTGTTCGTCCTGCAGCATCTGTCGCTCTGGATGGTCATTGTCGGGCTGGTCGTTGCACTAATCGGAGTACCCGGGGCAAAGGCGATTGGCTTCCCGGTCGCCTATTTATTGACCAGCATCCCATTGCCGGCTTTTTTGTATGCAAGTCTGTCCAGTAAATTACAATTGTGGTCCTCGGCTCTCGGAGTAGGCAGCTTACAGCTTGTCGGGGTGACTGCCTTCCGTGAAGGCAATGTGATCGATCTGGGGCCAGTTCAACTTCAAGTGGTCGAGGCCTGCAGCGGCATCAGATATTTGTTTCCGCTCACCTCCCTTGCTCTGCTCTGCGCCTATCTCTTCAAGGATCGGATGTGGAAACGAGTGCTGCTCGTTCTTTCGTCGATTCCGATCTCCGTTCTCGTGAACGGTTTTCGCATCGGGATGATCGGCGTGCTAGTCGAATGGTACGGACAGGAGGCATCCGAGGGTTTCTCCCATCTCTTCGAAGGCTGGGTCCTCTTCATGGCAAGCCTAGGTCTCCTGATTCTAGAGATGTGGCTCTTAGCCAAAATCGGCCCGAGTCAGGACCGATCCTCCTTTCTCAGCAAATTCACCTGGTCCGATCCCGACCCCAACCTTCCTCATCCCACTCAACCTCAGCCTCAACCTTCTTCGTTCCCTCGCTCAACCTCAACCTTAACCTCAACCTTCCCCCCCCCCGCCTACCTCCTCGGCGTCGCTCTTCTCGTTCCTGTCGCCTTCGCTTCGACATTCATGGTCGAGCGCGAAGAGGTTCCACCGGAGCGAGCCATCTTTGTCGATTTCCCCATGCAGTTCGAAGGATGGGCCGGTACATCGAGCACATTAGAAACAAAGTACATCGATGCACTGCGTTTCGACGATTATCTGTTGGCCGACTATCGTTCAGAAGATGGGCATCCAGTCAATTTGTACGCAGCCTACTATCGATCACAAAGAAAGGGACAATCGGCCCACTCTCCGCAAAGTTGTCTTCCAGGCGGTGGCTGGGAAATCTCCTCATTAGATACGGTGGATTTATCGGCTGACTCAGGCATGGCTCGATCGCTGCACGTCAATCGGGCCTTGATTCAAAAAGGCGGCCAGAAACAAATCGTGCTGTACTGGTTCAAACAGCGTGAGCGGATCATCAGCAATGAATATCTCGTCAAATTATTTTTGTTCTGGGATGGCCTGACGCGAGGGCGGACCGATGGGGCACTTGTGCGAATCGCCTCAATCGTCGGCCCGGGGGAAACCGAGGATGTTGTGGACGAACGGCTCCGCAAGTTTGTGGCAACGATTGAGCCGGAGTTGCTCAGGTATGTCCCAGATTAG
- a CDS encoding undecaprenyl/decaprenyl-phosphate alpha-N-acetylglucosaminyl 1-phosphate transferase, with the protein MANEIFYSFMTALLICMALVQPLRLLAGRFHVMMDQPGERKVHQSPIPKVGGIAFGVGALASILWWAPKDGSTIAILVGGAIILGFGLWDDRVNLNYRIKLLGQVLAALAVVVVGGIRFESIPFLPTADLPVWIGIPVTVFFLVAASNAVNLSDGLDGLAGGLSFLTLCGIGYLAYLSDNQALLLLTVPFLGGLLGFLRYNTYPARIFMGDSGSQLLGLIMGILAILLTDSTRGPYSPALSLFLLGLPFLDTLGVAGQRLAEGHSPFTGDRKHFHHKLMTAGLSHYEAVTVIYTIQAGMVGLAFLLQWRSDTLIVPLYLILACTVLALFIAAGQGLIANPIPQAVRLRSNKWLSNIRNGPWLSDLPIRFLAVVVPLFLIASVFLPASIPDDVRYISIALFAAVLFGLTVLPKLAPYFVRGGLYIGSTFLLYASDASWMQAVAPIPMTYHVLFGILAIMVLLCMRFDRQNRFQTTPLDYLMVCLAVIFPFLPEVSTDISSLGLFAAKLIVLFLSFELLMQEFSNRMRQLGLVSLWVLLGLAVRGWL; encoded by the coding sequence ATGGCTAACGAGATCTTCTACAGTTTCATGACGGCGCTGCTCATTTGTATGGCGTTGGTGCAGCCGTTGCGCCTGCTGGCTGGTCGATTCCACGTCATGATGGACCAACCGGGGGAACGCAAAGTCCACCAGTCTCCTATCCCGAAGGTCGGAGGCATTGCGTTCGGGGTTGGAGCCTTGGCCAGCATTCTCTGGTGGGCTCCCAAAGACGGGAGCACGATCGCGATCCTTGTTGGCGGGGCAATAATCCTCGGATTCGGCCTGTGGGACGATCGTGTCAACCTCAACTACCGGATCAAGTTACTCGGGCAGGTTTTGGCCGCCCTTGCGGTCGTGGTCGTTGGAGGAATCAGGTTCGAAAGCATTCCATTCCTACCGACTGCTGATCTACCTGTGTGGATCGGAATTCCCGTCACTGTGTTCTTCCTTGTGGCAGCTTCGAATGCGGTGAACCTCTCCGATGGCCTCGACGGCCTGGCAGGCGGGCTTTCCTTCTTGACCCTTTGCGGGATTGGCTACCTGGCGTACCTCTCCGACAATCAAGCTCTCCTGTTGCTGACGGTCCCGTTCCTGGGTGGCCTGTTGGGATTCTTGCGCTATAACACCTATCCGGCCAGGATTTTCATGGGAGACAGTGGCAGTCAGTTACTTGGCCTCATCATGGGGATACTGGCCATCCTCCTGACCGATTCGACCAGAGGGCCCTATAGCCCGGCCTTGTCTCTTTTCCTATTAGGGCTGCCATTCCTGGATACGCTTGGCGTGGCAGGACAAAGGCTGGCCGAAGGCCATTCTCCCTTTACCGGAGATCGCAAACATTTCCACCACAAACTGATGACCGCCGGCTTGTCCCACTATGAAGCAGTCACAGTGATTTATACGATTCAAGCAGGGATGGTGGGGCTGGCTTTCCTGCTTCAATGGCGGTCTGATACGCTGATTGTACCCCTCTATCTCATTCTCGCCTGCACGGTCCTCGCCCTCTTTATCGCAGCAGGGCAGGGGCTGATTGCGAATCCTATCCCGCAAGCTGTGAGGCTCCGTTCGAACAAGTGGCTTTCGAACATTCGTAATGGCCCCTGGCTGTCCGACCTGCCGATCAGATTCCTGGCCGTGGTAGTCCCCCTCTTTCTGATTGCCTCGGTCTTTCTTCCTGCCTCCATCCCGGATGATGTCAGATACATCTCCATCGCCCTGTTCGCCGCTGTGCTATTCGGCCTGACAGTTCTGCCAAAGCTGGCTCCCTACTTCGTGCGTGGCGGGCTCTATATAGGCAGCACGTTTCTCTTGTATGCAAGTGATGCCTCCTGGATGCAAGCGGTGGCTCCAATCCCCATGACCTACCATGTCTTGTTCGGCATACTGGCTATTATGGTTTTGCTCTGCATGAGATTCGATCGTCAGAACCGGTTTCAGACGACGCCGCTGGACTATCTGATGGTCTGTCTGGCCGTCATCTTCCCGTTCCTTCCGGAAGTGAGTACAGACATCTCATCACTCGGTCTCTTTGCCGCCAAGCTGATCGTCTTGTTCCTCTCATTCGAACTGCTGATGCAGGAGTTCTCAAATCGCATGAGGCAACTAGGACTGGTTTCCCTCTGGGTCCTGCTGGGGCTGGCAGTCCGAGGATGGCTCTAA
- a CDS encoding tetratricopeptide repeat protein → MKFQNIIIMVVVFSLFACGGPEERKATYLARAKEFIEAGNYPKARVSLRNVLKIDPKDANAHFLFAQVEEKEKNWRNAVALYQEVVSINPDHTGAQIMLAKYYLEARLTEHVVSAADKVLAKDPQQPQAQALKIAVLAVEGNLSDARTKAEALRSQFPTEPDVAILLATLYSQEQHYRDAEATLQQALEAHPKDMDLLNNLNQILIQAKDMAGAERVARRMIEAEPTLFDHRLRLARFFNEQGAHDKAEAVLREAIALDPNSEERRLLLADFFSGRKDHRAAEQALLEAANKLSHSTKIQFALAALYLKSGQDAKARELYASMVKEHKEKPPGLEAKVKLAELDLLAGKQAEAERQVAEVLKENPRSSDGLVLSGRIALARRNGKEAVQAFRTVLHDQPELATVHFLLGQAYVLTGESSLAKESFERAVALYPGQIDARRALVALESQSGQYQKARARLDDLLKQRPDDVAALEMLMRVDLITKNWVEAEQTLERLRTASKNSVVAIMAEGRLRQAQGQLDKAVIAYDRAVTLAPNDPEPLVTLVKLDVAQGHADRARTRLDALLATKPDHPFGHGLLGEVLALTGHPQEADIQFREATRVNPKWLTPWLDWGELWIGQKRPEQALQVIQAGLKANPESEELQMLLASVYSTQGQIDQAITAYEGALRLNPRNVLVANNLAVLLVDYKGDPQSLQKAFALSRDFEKEAPHPLFLDTLGWVQFKMGQQEEALRLMKGAVAKLPEAPTLNYHLGMAFYQSGKTAEAKVYLSKALKSPETFEGRQEAAKILAQLKG, encoded by the coding sequence ATGAAATTTCAGAACATCATTATAATGGTGGTGGTGTTTTCGCTTTTTGCCTGTGGAGGGCCGGAGGAGCGGAAGGCTACGTACCTCGCGCGGGCGAAAGAGTTCATTGAAGCAGGCAACTATCCAAAAGCCCGGGTCTCCCTACGTAATGTCCTCAAGATTGATCCGAAGGATGCGAATGCCCATTTTCTGTTTGCTCAAGTAGAAGAAAAGGAAAAAAACTGGCGGAACGCCGTCGCTCTGTATCAGGAGGTCGTCTCGATCAATCCTGATCACACCGGCGCTCAGATCATGTTGGCGAAGTATTACCTTGAAGCCAGACTGACCGAACATGTCGTCTCAGCGGCGGACAAGGTGCTGGCAAAAGATCCTCAGCAGCCCCAAGCGCAGGCCCTCAAAATTGCGGTGCTGGCTGTGGAGGGAAACCTCTCTGATGCCAGAACCAAAGCCGAGGCTTTGAGGTCGCAATTTCCAACCGAGCCTGATGTAGCCATCTTACTGGCCACGCTCTACAGCCAGGAGCAGCACTATCGCGACGCGGAGGCGACGCTGCAGCAGGCGCTGGAGGCCCATCCGAAAGACATGGATCTCCTGAACAATCTGAATCAGATCCTGATCCAGGCCAAAGATATGGCAGGTGCGGAGAGAGTCGCGCGCCGTATGATTGAAGCGGAACCGACCCTATTTGATCACCGGCTCAGGCTGGCCCGGTTCTTCAATGAGCAGGGGGCCCATGACAAGGCAGAGGCAGTATTGCGCGAAGCCATCGCCCTCGATCCGAATAGCGAGGAACGCCGTCTCCTGTTGGCAGATTTTTTCAGTGGGAGGAAAGATCATCGTGCCGCTGAACAGGCGCTCCTGGAAGCAGCAAATAAATTGTCCCATTCGACAAAGATCCAATTCGCCCTTGCAGCTCTGTATCTTAAGAGTGGACAGGATGCCAAGGCACGTGAGCTCTATGCTTCAATGGTCAAGGAGCACAAGGAGAAGCCACCGGGCCTCGAAGCCAAGGTGAAATTAGCGGAGCTGGATCTTCTTGCAGGCAAACAGGCTGAGGCAGAACGGCAAGTAGCAGAAGTCTTAAAGGAAAATCCCCGTTCGTCCGACGGGCTGGTGCTCTCAGGCCGGATAGCCCTCGCGAGAAGGAACGGGAAAGAGGCGGTCCAGGCCTTTCGAACCGTGTTGCATGACCAGCCGGAGCTGGCGACGGTACATTTTCTGCTCGGCCAGGCCTATGTCCTGACCGGGGAGAGCAGTCTGGCGAAAGAAAGTTTCGAGCGAGCCGTGGCGCTCTATCCCGGACAAATCGATGCGAGGCGGGCACTGGTCGCATTGGAGAGCCAGAGCGGTCAGTACCAGAAGGCCCGTGCCAGACTCGACGATTTGTTGAAGCAGCGGCCGGATGATGTGGCAGCGCTCGAGATGTTGATGCGGGTGGATCTCATCACAAAAAATTGGGTGGAAGCAGAGCAGACACTGGAGCGTCTCCGTACCGCATCGAAGAATAGTGTCGTCGCCATCATGGCTGAGGGACGGTTGCGGCAGGCGCAGGGGCAACTCGACAAGGCTGTCATTGCTTATGACCGTGCCGTGACCCTCGCTCCGAACGATCCTGAACCCCTGGTCACTCTGGTGAAGCTTGATGTTGCCCAAGGCCATGCGGATCGCGCGAGGACTCGCCTCGATGCATTGCTCGCTACGAAGCCGGACCATCCATTCGGCCATGGGCTCCTGGGTGAGGTGCTGGCTCTTACCGGTCATCCGCAGGAAGCCGATATCCAGTTTCGAGAGGCTACCAGGGTGAACCCCAAATGGCTCACGCCTTGGCTCGATTGGGGAGAATTGTGGATCGGGCAGAAACGGCCGGAGCAGGCCTTGCAAGTCATTCAGGCAGGCCTGAAGGCCAACCCCGAGAGCGAGGAATTGCAGATGCTTCTGGCATCGGTGTATTCCACGCAAGGCCAAATTGATCAAGCCATCACAGCCTATGAGGGAGCCCTGCGACTGAATCCCCGTAACGTGCTGGTGGCGAACAATCTTGCGGTCCTGCTCGTCGATTACAAAGGAGATCCCCAGAGTTTACAAAAAGCCTTTGCCTTGAGCCGCGACTTCGAGAAGGAGGCGCCACATCCGCTCTTTCTGGATACGTTGGGATGGGTCCAGTTCAAGATGGGGCAACAGGAAGAGGCCCTTCGTCTCATGAAGGGGGCCGTGGCCAAATTGCCAGAAGCCCCCACGTTGAACTATCATCTTGGCATGGCCTTCTATCAGTCAGGAAAGACCGCTGAGGCCAAAGTCTATCTTTCCAAGGCTCTGAAAAGTCCGGAAACCTTTGAAGGGCGTCAGGAAGCGGCGAAAATTTTGGCGCAGCTCAAAGGATAG
- a CDS encoding polysaccharide biosynthesis/export family protein: MAGGGVACSSNVIGATATTPAVDAGYRLGAEDVMSISVWKDEQLTKEVVVRPDGMVSFPLVGDIQAEDRTVEEIRVDIVKRLNKYIPNPNVSVAVLKVLSYKVYIVGRVNKPGEYLIGHYTDVLQALSLAGGLTPFAAENDIKVIRRVKGQQQVFPFRYGDVRKGQDLDKNILLQRGDVVMVP; encoded by the coding sequence ATGGCAGGTGGCGGGGTGGCATGTAGTTCCAATGTGATAGGAGCAACTGCGACGACGCCGGCGGTTGATGCCGGCTATCGACTTGGAGCGGAAGATGTCATGTCGATTTCCGTGTGGAAGGACGAGCAGCTTACCAAGGAAGTCGTCGTACGACCGGACGGGATGGTGTCCTTCCCCCTGGTTGGCGACATACAGGCGGAAGATCGCACGGTTGAGGAGATTCGTGTCGACATCGTCAAGAGGCTGAATAAATACATCCCCAATCCCAATGTCTCGGTGGCAGTCTTGAAGGTGCTGAGCTACAAGGTCTATATCGTCGGCCGAGTCAACAAACCGGGAGAGTACTTGATCGGCCACTATACAGACGTGCTCCAGGCCTTGAGTTTAGCCGGAGGCTTAACACCCTTTGCCGCAGAGAATGACATTAAGGTGATCCGGCGCGTGAAAGGCCAGCAGCAGGTCTTTCCCTTCAGATATGGTGACGTCCGAAAGGGGCAGGATCTGGATAAGAACATTCTATTGCAGCGCGGCGATGTGGTGATGGTCCCCTAG
- a CDS encoding outer membrane beta-barrel protein, with translation MPLSLVWAAEWTVLPSIGVTGMYNDNLLMTTQPHDATYGFWVSPAAELTGKTENLRVSSQAKVSFASYYGGDPFNFTNYFLPLSVRYQTEKDLLAFTGGYIRDNTLLGELLDTGLVVRFTQRNQWTANPTWTRKITEKLSSQAGFRFNDTSYEDASNTGLRDYQLYGGSGGLLYQVTEKDQLQLSGTYMNFHTINSPTPVRSSIPGVNLALTHAFTETLTGTVYGGPSFVSSTANTASGNVTAHNTVWLFGANITKKFEQTSVQLEVGRSIVPSGVGLLVQVDRAGMTVSHNLTEALTASFNGFANKTSAISSQASAQFPEQHFLSATPAITWKFAEWWKVELSYSYRYREVDGVAGISTGTATSNSTMFTLSYNYW, from the coding sequence ATGCCGCTCTCCCTCGTTTGGGCTGCTGAGTGGACGGTCCTGCCGTCGATTGGAGTGACCGGCATGTACAACGATAACTTACTTATGACCACGCAGCCGCACGATGCGACCTATGGGTTCTGGGTGTCACCAGCAGCAGAGCTTACGGGAAAAACAGAAAACCTACGTGTAAGTAGTCAGGCCAAAGTCTCCTTTGCGTCATACTATGGAGGGGACCCGTTCAATTTTACCAATTATTTCCTGCCATTATCTGTTCGCTATCAGACCGAGAAGGATCTGCTGGCCTTTACCGGCGGATATATCCGTGACAATACCCTGTTGGGAGAACTGCTGGACACAGGCTTAGTTGTGCGCTTCACCCAGAGGAACCAATGGACTGCCAATCCGACCTGGACCAGGAAAATCACTGAAAAACTGTCGTCGCAAGCAGGTTTTCGGTTCAATGATACCAGCTATGAGGACGCCTCGAATACTGGCCTGCGGGACTATCAACTCTATGGTGGATCAGGCGGGCTGCTCTATCAAGTGACCGAGAAGGACCAACTCCAGCTATCGGGCACATACATGAATTTTCACACAATAAACTCTCCAACGCCGGTCCGCTCCAGCATTCCAGGTGTCAACCTGGCCTTGACCCATGCCTTCACAGAAACTCTGACTGGAACGGTATATGGCGGACCCAGTTTTGTCAGTTCGACGGCCAACACTGCCAGTGGTAACGTAACAGCTCACAATACAGTCTGGCTTTTCGGCGCCAATATCACAAAAAAGTTTGAGCAAACTTCTGTCCAACTTGAAGTGGGGCGGAGTATCGTACCGAGCGGAGTGGGTTTGCTGGTTCAAGTAGACCGTGCAGGCATGACAGTTTCCCATAATCTGACCGAAGCTCTGACTGCCTCTTTCAACGGTTTCGCTAATAAAACCTCAGCCATCTCGTCGCAGGCATCAGCCCAATTCCCTGAGCAACATTTCTTGTCTGCCACGCCTGCGATCACCTGGAAATTTGCCGAGTGGTGGAAGGTAGAGCTGTCCTATAGCTATCGGTATCGTGAGGTAGACGGGGTCGCAGGCATAAGCACAGGCACAGCCACATCCAATAGCACGATGTTCACGCTCTCCTACAACTACTGGTAA
- a CDS encoding lipopolysaccharide biosynthesis protein yields the protein MATQQTSRDSESSYGLQDYLAIFRRRRTLILLAGGSLLILSLAVAFLWPATYKSMATILIEEQEVPTDLVRSTITSYADQRIETIKQQVMSRTTLWKVVEQYDLYPDLRRSDPAEVVLKRFANDIEVSVISADVVNKRTNTQMKATIAFTVSYQSEQPILAQKVANELTSLFLGQNLKSRERQAQEATTFLQQEAESLSAHINEVDDKIAAFKQKANGALPELMSLNLSLLNQTDRELMDIDQQIRSLEERRTYLEGELATIKPNTPIMSVTGERILDSAERLRSLRAEYAGASANLAPDHPDIVKMRQEIKALEKETGQAPEVEEATKQLIKAKAELATASKRLGSDHPDVVKSRRTIQALEQEVRRLGPATLRKPMLRPENPSYINIQAQLNSVNSSLDSLKTSRKSVKERLLDYTTRLERTPELEPDYLALTRDRDTSGQKYQDIRSRLLEAKVSEGLEVQRKGERFSLIDPPSLPGKPDKPNRPAIVLLGCILALAGGIGAGAAAETLDRSIRSPEQIVQLTQLLPLAVIPFMPNERDLSRAVRRRLLLKGAGVGALVTIFALLHVFVTPLDVLWYAALRRFGL from the coding sequence ATGGCTACCCAACAAACATCACGAGATTCTGAGTCCAGCTACGGGCTGCAGGACTATCTGGCGATATTCCGTCGTCGCCGTACGCTGATTCTCCTGGCGGGGGGGAGTCTGTTGATCCTCAGCCTTGCTGTCGCGTTCCTCTGGCCTGCGACCTATAAATCCATGGCGACCATTCTGATCGAGGAACAAGAGGTTCCGACCGATCTGGTGCGGTCGACGATTACCAGTTACGCCGACCAGCGAATCGAAACGATCAAACAACAGGTCATGAGCCGCACGACCCTGTGGAAGGTTGTGGAACAATACGATCTCTATCCCGACCTGCGCCGAAGCGATCCGGCTGAAGTCGTCTTGAAACGGTTCGCCAACGATATCGAAGTTTCCGTGATCAGCGCCGACGTGGTGAACAAACGCACGAATACCCAGATGAAGGCCACCATCGCCTTTACGGTCTCATACCAGAGCGAACAGCCTATCCTGGCGCAGAAGGTGGCGAACGAGCTGACCAGCCTGTTCCTGGGGCAGAATCTAAAGAGCCGGGAGAGGCAGGCGCAGGAGGCGACGACGTTTCTCCAACAGGAGGCGGAAAGCCTTTCCGCTCACATCAACGAGGTGGACGACAAGATTGCAGCTTTTAAACAGAAGGCAAACGGTGCCTTGCCGGAACTGATGTCTCTCAATTTGTCACTCTTGAATCAGACCGATCGAGAACTGATGGACATCGATCAGCAGATCCGATCCCTCGAAGAACGGAGAACCTATCTTGAGGGTGAACTGGCCACGATCAAACCGAATACTCCGATCATGTCCGTGACAGGAGAACGGATCCTGGACTCAGCAGAACGTTTACGCTCCCTGCGCGCAGAATATGCCGGAGCCTCTGCCAATCTGGCCCCCGATCATCCGGACATTGTGAAGATGAGGCAGGAGATCAAGGCCCTGGAGAAGGAAACAGGACAGGCTCCCGAGGTCGAGGAAGCTACGAAGCAGCTTATCAAGGCCAAGGCCGAACTTGCCACTGCCTCAAAACGGTTAGGCAGCGACCACCCGGACGTCGTGAAGTCCCGCCGGACTATTCAAGCATTGGAACAGGAAGTCCGGCGGCTCGGCCCTGCCACCCTCAGAAAACCCATGCTGAGGCCGGAAAACCCCTCCTACATCAATATCCAGGCTCAGCTCAATTCTGTGAATTCTTCCCTGGACTCCCTGAAGACCAGCCGCAAATCTGTGAAGGAGCGGCTCCTGGACTACACAACACGCCTCGAACGGACCCCGGAGTTGGAGCCTGACTATCTGGCCCTGACCCGCGATCGCGACACCTCAGGGCAGAAGTACCAGGACATCCGCTCACGGCTGTTGGAGGCCAAGGTCTCGGAAGGATTAGAGGTCCAGCGAAAGGGCGAGCGGTTCTCTCTTATCGATCCGCCAAGCTTGCCCGGGAAGCCGGATAAGCCCAACCGGCCTGCCATTGTCCTTTTAGGATGTATTTTAGCCCTCGCCGGTGGAATCGGCGCGGGAGCCGCAGCGGAAACGCTCGACCGTTCGATCAGGTCACCGGAACAGATTGTACAACTGACACAGTTGCTCCCTCTGGCGGTGATTCCCTTCATGCCGAACGAGCGGGATCTTTCACGGGCCGTGAGACGCCGTCTCCTCCTGAAAGGAGCAGGAGTCGGCGCACTCGTGACAATCTTCGCCTTGCTCCATGTGTTCGTGACGCCGTTAGATGTACTGTGGTATGCAGCCCTCCGGCGGTTCGGGCTTTGA
- a CDS encoding CpsD/CapB family tyrosine-protein kinase encodes MDRFRAALQLHKNKQQSRQGHAAIRSQGSRPAAAMPVDTQPVPLDPIVYTRTRSLEIPLSWLREQRVMTAYDKGPFVDAFKILRTQVMHRLRENAWNVIGITSPDEGEGKTLTAVNLAVSLAMETTQTVLLVDANLMRPAVHEVFGLGDDCPGLTDYLLDDEPLEDLLLHPGIDRLVFLPGGVAVSNSTELLTSPKMVTLVQEMRHRYRSRIVVFDLPPLLHTADVLAFAPYTDALLLVVEEGKTTAEEVKSAMSLVTKSHPLLGTVLNKAGHLSATPRSMRKMLSNEVEE; translated from the coding sequence ATGGACCGTTTCCGGGCTGCGTTGCAGCTTCATAAGAATAAACAGCAGAGCCGGCAGGGTCATGCTGCTATCAGGTCACAGGGCAGCAGGCCGGCAGCGGCCATGCCTGTCGACACCCAACCTGTGCCTCTTGACCCCATCGTCTATACGAGGACGAGGTCTCTGGAAATTCCACTCTCCTGGCTTCGTGAGCAGCGAGTCATGACGGCTTATGACAAGGGACCGTTTGTCGATGCCTTTAAGATTTTGCGGACCCAGGTCATGCATCGTCTGCGAGAGAACGCGTGGAATGTGATAGGCATCACCAGTCCGGATGAGGGTGAAGGCAAGACATTGACCGCCGTGAACCTGGCGGTAAGTCTTGCGATGGAGACAACCCAGACGGTGCTTCTCGTTGACGCGAATCTCATGAGGCCGGCGGTGCACGAAGTCTTCGGCCTCGGCGACGATTGCCCCGGCCTCACGGACTATCTGTTGGATGACGAGCCGCTCGAAGATCTCTTGCTGCATCCGGGGATCGATCGCCTTGTCTTCCTGCCGGGAGGAGTGGCTGTGTCCAATTCGACAGAACTGCTGACGTCACCCAAAATGGTGACCTTAGTCCAAGAGATGAGGCATCGCTACCGTTCAAGGATTGTAGTATTTGACCTTCCCCCGCTGCTGCACACAGCAGACGTGCTGGCGTTTGCTCCCTATACGGACGCGCTGCTCCTTGTCGTGGAGGAGGGGAAAACCACGGCTGAAGAGGTGAAGAGCGCCATGTCGCTGGTCACAAAATCCCATCCCCTGTTGGGAACGGTATTGAATAAAGCCGGGCACTTGTCTGCGACGCCGAGAAGCATGAGAAAGATGCTCTCGAACGAAGTGGAGGAGTAG